The proteins below are encoded in one region of Euryarchaeota archaeon:
- a CDS encoding PKD domain-containing protein: protein MLSLQRMLAPARFAPRRGAPLAPLVLIVVTLALVPAGPLDGTASATSHTPTFVESWYTFPGGPVELVNVTVWYDASHYSNKWSWYLPFGFRPVAVSDDLGSISFTEEANGQIVFETHYAFGSGYKSFKITGSGAATKTITEGMYLSSAWAPATEGNARLVIEAPAGGVVLLPNGTQYSRWVETRSKSISRAFLFVHKDAIESRRLGNTTHYALLTPASWESSSGSASQRAFAVANLAEAFIPRLENITGLPMPQGGRVLVIYAPSTLFEWEAGWYQSGVIAVRAEDYENASYDWDLRGGSTLVHETSHAFLDEPLDWAGGGASWFDEGLATYSDNSFEDAHPEWLVECKPGFYCQNLSSKIGFDDIKGIYENGTAFDREWTPHATQTTASRHLAYERAGFVVGAYVAQFGEAALVDAIARIKAQNDVEIDAECKPCVLDALERLLMEASHAATASPIYQPYRAEFATGGEALRCSVKGLVVFEQFFLKEERGNGEPRCAGHRPLQAIVPDFTLNTTLLDVNVDSSTSRNASDDDEVDWDWGEGRIKGRGIRANHTYSAPGIYEIRLTITAVDGRSFTTSKLVEIKGPNVPPVARLNVTTDGLTAVVDAADSTDGDGFIAAYEWDWGDGNTSTDLAAIHAYSSAGQYTLRLTVVDNQGGEGETSASVTVRRKAIEERSEDTGGDDGRSSDDATASKNSGENGDTTDGGGVLDGKDADGELKGPGSGETETPYPGLEILLPVALSAFVLSTRRK from the coding sequence GTGCTCTCCCTCCAAAGGATGCTAGCCCCCGCCCGTTTCGCGCCTCGACGGGGTGCGCCTTTGGCTCCCCTCGTCCTCATCGTCGTTACGCTCGCTCTCGTTCCGGCGGGCCCGCTCGATGGCACCGCCAGCGCCACTTCGCACACGCCGACATTCGTTGAGAGCTGGTACACGTTTCCCGGCGGGCCCGTGGAACTGGTAAACGTGACGGTCTGGTACGATGCGAGCCACTACAGCAACAAATGGTCATGGTACCTCCCGTTCGGTTTCAGGCCAGTCGCCGTCTCAGACGACCTCGGAAGCATATCCTTCACCGAGGAGGCGAACGGCCAAATCGTTTTCGAGACCCATTACGCATTCGGGTCCGGCTACAAGTCTTTCAAGATCACCGGTTCGGGAGCCGCCACGAAGACCATCACCGAGGGGATGTACCTGTCCTCCGCCTGGGCCCCGGCGACCGAGGGAAACGCTCGTCTCGTCATCGAAGCGCCGGCGGGCGGCGTCGTCCTCCTTCCGAACGGCACGCAGTACTCGCGCTGGGTAGAGACACGGTCGAAGTCGATCAGCCGTGCTTTCCTCTTCGTCCACAAGGACGCGATAGAGAGCCGTCGCCTCGGGAACACGACGCACTACGCGTTGCTCACGCCGGCCTCGTGGGAGTCTTCTTCAGGGAGCGCATCGCAGCGCGCGTTCGCCGTCGCCAACCTTGCGGAGGCTTTCATCCCGCGCCTTGAGAACATCACGGGGTTGCCGATGCCCCAGGGCGGGCGCGTCCTCGTCATCTACGCTCCGTCGACGCTTTTCGAATGGGAGGCCGGGTGGTACCAAAGCGGGGTGATAGCCGTAAGAGCCGAGGACTACGAGAACGCCAGTTACGACTGGGACCTCCGCGGTGGAAGCACACTCGTGCATGAAACGTCCCACGCCTTCCTCGACGAACCCCTCGATTGGGCAGGCGGCGGCGCGTCTTGGTTCGACGAAGGCCTGGCGACGTATTCTGATAACTCCTTCGAGGACGCGCATCCCGAGTGGCTCGTCGAGTGCAAGCCGGGCTTCTATTGCCAGAACCTCTCGTCAAAGATCGGCTTTGACGACATCAAAGGCATCTACGAGAACGGGACGGCTTTCGATCGGGAATGGACGCCCCACGCGACCCAGACGACCGCTTCTCGACATCTCGCGTACGAGCGTGCCGGTTTCGTCGTCGGGGCCTACGTGGCCCAGTTCGGCGAAGCGGCCCTAGTCGATGCGATCGCCCGCATCAAGGCCCAAAACGACGTGGAGATCGACGCCGAGTGCAAGCCTTGCGTCCTCGATGCGCTCGAACGACTGCTCATGGAAGCCTCTCACGCAGCGACGGCGTCCCCCATCTATCAGCCTTACCGCGCGGAATTCGCCACCGGCGGCGAGGCGCTCCGATGCTCCGTCAAAGGGCTAGTCGTTTTCGAACAGTTCTTCCTCAAGGAGGAAAGGGGGAATGGCGAGCCAAGATGCGCCGGCCACCGGCCGCTTCAAGCAATAGTTCCCGATTTCACATTGAACACGACGCTTCTCGACGTGAACGTCGATTCGAGCACCTCGCGAAATGCTTCCGATGACGACGAGGTCGACTGGGACTGGGGCGAGGGCCGGATCAAGGGAAGAGGGATCCGAGCGAACCACACTTACTCGGCGCCCGGCATCTACGAGATACGATTGACCATCACCGCAGTGGACGGGCGCTCGTTCACGACAAGCAAGTTGGTAGAGATCAAGGGCCCGAACGTGCCCCCTGTGGCAAGGCTCAACGTCACGACCGATGGGCTCACGGCCGTCGTGGACGCCGCCGATTCCACCGATGGCGACGGCTTCATCGCGGCCTATGAGTGGGATTGGGGCGACGGGAACACCTCGACGGACCTTGCCGCTATCCACGCGTATTCCTCGGCGGGCCAGTACACGCTCCGCCTCACCGTGGTCGACAATCAAGGCGGGGAGGGCGAGACGAGCGCAAGCGTCACGGTAAGGCGGAAGGCGATCGAGGAACGCTCGGAGGACACTGGCGGCGACGACGGGCGCTCAAGCGACGACGCGACGGCGTCAAAGAATTCTGGGGAAAACGGGGACACGACGGATGGGGGCGGCGTGCTTGATGGCAAGGACGCCGACGGTGAGTTGAAAGGCCCCGGATCCGGTGAAACCGAGACGCCGTACCCCGGGCTCGAAATCCTTCTACCCGTGGCGCTATCGGCCTTCGTCCTTTCGACCCGTCGAAAGTGA
- a CDS encoding DUF1801 domain-containing protein — protein MNPPRHPGSCQPRTNVSSAVGRDPAEPSEKGLSAAATPALLSGGNPQIPKAEGDAPVKAYIAAMPGWKRDVGKRLDALIVRSVPDVQKAVKWNSPFYGIDGKGWFLSFHVFTHYVKVTFFNGTSLKPVPPGGTGKDARWIDIHEDDFDEAKILAWVKQSARLPGWIP, from the coding sequence ATGAATCCCCCGCGCCATCCAGGTTCATGCCAACCAAGGACAAACGTGTCGTCGGCCGTGGGAAGAGATCCGGCGGAGCCAAGCGAAAAGGGTCTCTCGGCTGCCGCGACGCCCGCCCTCCTCTCCGGCGGCAATCCCCAGATTCCCAAAGCGGAGGGCGACGCGCCTGTGAAGGCATACATCGCAGCGATGCCGGGGTGGAAGCGTGACGTCGGCAAGCGTCTCGATGCGCTCATCGTGCGCAGCGTCCCCGACGTGCAGAAGGCCGTGAAGTGGAACTCGCCGTTCTACGGGATAGATGGCAAGGGTTGGTTCCTGTCGTTTCACGTCTTCACGCACTACGTCAAGGTGACGTTCTTCAACGGCACGTCGCTCAAGCCCGTTCCACCGGGAGGCACGGGCAAGGACGCGCGTTGGATCGACATCCATGAGGATGATTTCGACGAGGCGAAGATCCTGGCATGGGTGAAGCAGTCGGCCAGGTTGCCCGGCTGGATCCCTTAG
- a CDS encoding 2,3-bisphosphoglycerate-independent phosphoglycerate mutase, whose translation MKQGSSTSKHGEKVLLVVLDGWGHSKETIGNAFAAANATNLKGWLRDRPNTLLEASGLSVGLPRGQMGNSEVGHLTIGAGRVVYQSLTRIDMAIEDRSFDSNPVLLEAMDASKGARLHVMGLVSDGGVHSHIAHLSAILRLAKAKGLSDVAVHAILDGRDTPPQSAQRYIERIEKELKVTGVGRLATVGGRYFAMDRDRRWERTKEYHDVIVGKDDVLAGKGTTGPATASHALDAAYERGETDEFVRPVRIAGAPALADGDVVLFFNFRPDRARQMTRALFDADFKEFGRISFPRVKCYTMSRYDETFPLKAAFPPVALTDLLGGVLSKARVKQLRVAETEKYAHVTYFFNGMDETPFEGEERVLVASQKVSTYDLRPEMSARAITDAVIERATSGDLGFILVNYANMDMVGHTGKFDAAVKAVEAVDSCLGEVVTAARSGGYDVLITADHGNVEKMQGENGAHTAHTSNPVPLLFIGDEDVGLASGGGHRDVAPTVLDLMGIEAPKEMTGRSILVRESPKR comes from the coding sequence CTGAAGCAAGGCTCCTCGACGTCGAAGCATGGGGAGAAGGTCCTCCTCGTCGTCCTTGATGGTTGGGGCCATTCAAAGGAAACGATCGGGAACGCTTTCGCAGCGGCGAACGCGACGAACCTCAAAGGTTGGCTTCGCGACCGCCCGAACACGTTGCTTGAGGCGTCCGGGCTTTCCGTGGGGCTTCCGCGCGGTCAGATGGGAAACAGCGAGGTCGGTCACCTTACCATTGGAGCCGGGCGCGTCGTCTACCAGTCGCTTACGAGGATCGACATGGCCATCGAGGACCGCTCGTTCGACTCGAATCCCGTCCTCCTGGAGGCGATGGACGCTTCGAAGGGCGCGCGCCTCCACGTCATGGGTCTCGTCTCGGATGGCGGCGTCCATTCGCACATCGCTCACCTATCCGCGATACTCCGCCTCGCCAAAGCGAAGGGGCTTTCGGACGTCGCGGTGCATGCGATACTCGACGGGCGCGACACGCCGCCGCAAAGCGCGCAAAGGTACATCGAGAGGATCGAGAAAGAACTCAAGGTCACAGGCGTCGGCCGGCTCGCGACGGTGGGTGGCCGCTACTTCGCGATGGATCGGGACCGGCGCTGGGAACGCACGAAGGAGTACCACGACGTCATTGTTGGAAAGGACGATGTCCTTGCTGGAAAAGGCACGACAGGCCCGGCGACCGCCTCGCACGCATTGGATGCGGCCTACGAGCGCGGCGAGACCGACGAGTTCGTGCGACCTGTTCGAATCGCCGGCGCGCCCGCCCTTGCCGACGGCGACGTCGTCCTCTTCTTCAACTTCCGCCCGGATCGCGCCCGCCAGATGACGAGGGCCCTCTTCGATGCGGATTTCAAAGAGTTCGGGCGGATCTCCTTCCCCCGCGTCAAGTGCTATACGATGAGCCGGTACGACGAGACGTTTCCGCTCAAGGCCGCGTTCCCGCCGGTCGCGTTGACGGACCTTCTCGGCGGCGTCCTTTCGAAAGCGCGCGTGAAACAGCTTCGCGTGGCCGAGACGGAGAAGTACGCCCACGTGACCTACTTCTTCAACGGGATGGACGAAACGCCCTTCGAGGGGGAAGAGCGCGTACTGGTCGCGTCACAGAAGGTATCGACCTATGATCTACGGCCCGAGATGTCCGCGCGGGCCATCACGGACGCAGTCATCGAGCGAGCGACAAGCGGTGACCTCGGTTTCATCCTCGTCAACTACGCGAACATGGACATGGTCGGGCACACTGGAAAGTTCGACGCGGCCGTCAAGGCCGTGGAGGCGGTCGACTCGTGTCTTGGCGAGGTCGTGACGGCCGCACGAAGCGGGGGATACGACGTGCTGATCACGGCGGACCATGGGAACGTGGAGAAGATGCAAGGCGAGAACGGAGCGCACACCGCCCACACGTCAAACCCCGTGCCGCTTCTTTTCATCGGAGACGAGGACGTTGGCCTTGCAAGCGGCGGCGGTCACCGGGACGTGGCGCCTACAGTACTCGACCTCATGGGCATCGAGGCGCCGAAGGAGATGACGGGCCGATCGATACTCGTCAGGGAATCGCCGAAAAGATGA
- a CDS encoding DUF92 domain-containing protein, whose translation MAALLTGDIKLAVELAIVAVFSFLAFKKRMLTLSASFVAFLLGAAIVYYTNIFWVLLIISLLGITVVATKYKYAEKKERGVAERKGGVRRIRNVLANGLMPAIVAVLYPVIVGQYGLEGPDIAALTFVSTIAVAASDTLASELGSLSDEVYMITTLKRVPPGTDGGVSVPGTTAAFIGAFTIAFLGIVLLGVIAPLFTLTGVLKVNAFNLIVPTLVGFIGCQIDSLLGAFLELEGMVNKEEVNLISIAAGTVLAFTLGALF comes from the coding sequence ATGGCGGCGCTACTTACGGGCGACATCAAGCTCGCGGTGGAGCTCGCAATCGTCGCGGTCTTCTCGTTCCTTGCCTTCAAGAAACGGATGCTCACCCTCTCGGCCTCGTTCGTCGCTTTCCTCCTCGGGGCGGCGATCGTCTACTACACGAACATCTTCTGGGTGCTTCTCATCATATCCCTTCTTGGGATCACGGTCGTCGCGACCAAGTACAAGTACGCCGAAAAGAAGGAGCGGGGTGTGGCCGAACGGAAGGGGGGCGTTCGAAGGATCCGCAACGTCCTCGCCAACGGCCTCATGCCCGCGATCGTCGCCGTCCTCTACCCGGTGATCGTCGGCCAGTACGGCCTTGAAGGCCCCGACATCGCCGCGTTGACGTTCGTCTCCACGATCGCCGTCGCCGCGTCCGATACGCTTGCGAGCGAACTCGGTTCCCTCTCCGACGAGGTCTACATGATAACGACCTTGAAGCGTGTCCCGCCCGGCACGGACGGCGGCGTCTCCGTCCCCGGGACGACGGCGGCCTTCATCGGGGCTTTCACCATCGCATTCCTCGGCATCGTGCTCCTTGGCGTGATCGCACCCCTCTTCACCCTCACGGGTGTGCTCAAGGTGAACGCCTTCAACCTCATCGTGCCCACGTTGGTCGGGTTCATCGGTTGCCAGATCGATTCGCTCTTGGGCGCGTTCCTCGAACTCGAAGGCATGGTGAACAAGGAGGAGGTCAACCTCATCTCGATAGCCGCCGGCACCGTCCTCGCTTTCACCTTGGGGGCGCTCTTCTGA
- a CDS encoding type IV toxin-antitoxin system AbiEi family antitoxin domain-containing protein has protein sequence MNIDLLRAAFPSSEFSTREASAALGTSTATTRTLLNELRTKGLLIRTGRGRYRVAPDSNRAALDRRRIELRLEHALEAPLRIGLDGPDAVSLWTRGRYTVRSESTAIHIAVAADDEKAYRKYLDEIGLPIGEEYRRPHVALRVVPEPCFTVLEGKPVLDREAVLAFIHDNPITYDGADEWLVKT, from the coding sequence ATGAACATTGACCTTCTCCGGGCGGCGTTCCCATCCTCGGAGTTCAGTACGCGCGAGGCCTCGGCGGCCCTAGGCACGTCCACAGCGACGACGCGCACGCTCCTGAACGAACTCCGCACCAAGGGCCTCCTGATCCGGACCGGCCGTGGCCGCTACCGCGTGGCACCGGATTCGAACCGCGCCGCCTTGGATCGCCGTCGCATCGAACTACGCTTGGAGCATGCGCTGGAGGCCCCGCTCCGCATCGGCTTGGACGGGCCCGACGCGGTCTCGTTGTGGACGCGGGGCCGATACACGGTGCGCTCCGAGTCGACGGCCATCCACATCGCCGTCGCCGCCGACGACGAAAAGGCTTACCGCAAATACCTAGACGAAATCGGACTCCCCATCGGCGAAGAATACCGCCGCCCCCACGTGGCCCTGCGCGTCGTCCCGGAACCCTGCTTCACGGTCCTCGAAGGCAAGCCTGTACTTGACCGCGAGGCGGTCCTGGCGTTCATCCACGACAACCCAATCACTTACGATGGAGCAGATGAATGGCTGGTAAAGACGTAG
- a CDS encoding nucleotidyl transferase AbiEii/AbiGii toxin family protein, which produces MAGKDVELKAREQELYTVLQDWPDVQAIMVGGYAASAWSFPRFSHDLDFIISEADAPTLRDHFTSHKLSLTKERPDIEQNYGGAGERWEGGDRDVTVDLLVNSIQDRSFEIPMLLGELWKDRATRPVRGITESGLEMPVISKEALIALKCQPMRPRDIGDICAVAYTGYQADRLHELLAPIIEQRPDLFRERVDTLSKALGSTQEELQQALGPRIPGFKRIRDDMQVTVDGLLARLRRWGLAGSSA; this is translated from the coding sequence ATGGCTGGTAAAGACGTAGAACTGAAAGCACGTGAACAGGAGCTGTACACGGTCCTCCAGGACTGGCCCGACGTGCAAGCCATCATGGTCGGCGGATACGCTGCCAGTGCCTGGTCGTTCCCACGCTTCAGCCATGACCTCGACTTTATCATCAGCGAAGCCGACGCGCCCACTCTCCGGGACCACTTCACGTCGCACAAGCTCAGCCTAACGAAGGAACGCCCCGACATCGAGCAGAACTACGGCGGCGCCGGGGAGCGTTGGGAAGGCGGCGACCGCGACGTCACCGTCGACCTCTTGGTCAACAGCATCCAGGACCGAAGCTTCGAAATCCCCATGCTCCTCGGTGAACTCTGGAAGGACCGCGCCACGCGACCGGTGCGAGGCATCACGGAAAGCGGCCTCGAGATGCCCGTCATCAGCAAGGAGGCCCTTATTGCCCTCAAATGTCAACCAATGCGGCCGCGCGACATCGGTGACATCTGCGCCGTCGCGTACACCGGCTACCAAGCCGACCGCCTCCACGAGCTCCTCGCGCCAATCATCGAACAGAGACCCGACCTGTTCCGGGAACGCGTCGACACGCTCAGCAAGGCACTGGGTTCGACGCAAGAAGAACTCCAACAAGCTCTGGGGCCGCGCATCCCCGGCTTCAAACGAATCCGCGACGATATGCAGGTGACCGTCGATGGGCTGCTAGCCCGCCTGCGTCGCTGGGGTTTGGCCGGGTCGTCGGCGTGA
- a CDS encoding DUF1801 domain-containing protein, with protein MPVKGRTKPAKRPSRVVKGKATATKGKASKATAGRSPAKRGKGPRANAKAGGGDRTRAAAKPGTKLVDEATRTERTHTEGDWREATLARMRTLILEADPDMIEERKWRKPSNGMAGIPVWSHGGMVCTGEVHKNVVKLTFARGASLDDPSHLFNSSLAGGTRRAIDIQEGEKVDADAFKELVRAAVAGNAMAKER; from the coding sequence ATGCCGGTAAAGGGTAGGACCAAGCCCGCCAAGCGACCGTCCCGAGTCGTCAAGGGAAAGGCCACGGCGACGAAAGGCAAGGCGTCCAAGGCCACTGCCGGACGCTCCCCCGCGAAGAGAGGTAAGGGTCCCCGGGCGAACGCGAAGGCAGGTGGTGGCGATCGTACGCGAGCCGCCGCGAAACCCGGTACAAAGCTTGTCGACGAGGCGACTCGCACCGAGCGGACTCACACCGAGGGGGACTGGCGCGAGGCCACTCTCGCACGCATGCGGACGCTCATCCTGGAGGCCGACCCCGACATGATCGAGGAGCGCAAATGGAGAAAACCTTCGAATGGGATGGCGGGAATCCCAGTCTGGTCGCACGGGGGGATGGTCTGCACCGGGGAGGTCCACAAGAATGTCGTGAAGCTAACGTTCGCCAGGGGCGCTAGCCTCGACGACCCCAGCCACCTTTTCAATTCCAGTTTGGCGGGCGGCACACGACGAGCGATCGACATCCAAGAAGGGGAGAAAGTGGACGCCGACGCGTTTAAGGAGTTAGTGAGGGCAGCGGTGGCGGGGAATGCGATGGCGAAGGAACGGTAG
- a CDS encoding 30S ribosomal protein S3ae, with translation MAEKKARTVQKKVKDKWKTKQWYSIKAPKIFNEVPVAVTLADEPEKMMGRIAEATMQDITGDFSKVHVKLFFKVNGVVGLDATSKFVGHELTTDYLRRLIRRKHSKIDAVYDVTTKDGYSLRVKPVAVTEKRTKTSQEAQIRREMATVMTDFGSRLTLPEFTRDMINGELNSALFKVSRKVYPVKKVEIRKSEIRKEPAEPIEHEPMFAKPEPVEAAETPEEPVTDAPAEASAPEAPTEEKKERAEEELTEEERV, from the coding sequence ATGGCCGAAAAGAAGGCACGAACCGTTCAGAAGAAAGTCAAGGACAAGTGGAAGACCAAGCAGTGGTACAGCATCAAGGCCCCGAAGATCTTCAACGAGGTGCCGGTGGCTGTGACGCTCGCCGACGAGCCCGAGAAGATGATGGGCCGGATCGCCGAGGCCACGATGCAGGACATCACGGGCGACTTCTCAAAGGTCCACGTGAAGCTCTTCTTCAAGGTCAATGGCGTCGTGGGGCTTGACGCGACGAGCAAGTTCGTCGGCCACGAACTCACGACCGACTACCTCCGGAGGCTCATCCGCAGGAAGCACAGCAAGATCGACGCCGTCTACGACGTGACCACGAAGGACGGGTATTCGCTTCGCGTGAAGCCCGTCGCGGTCACCGAGAAGCGGACGAAGACGAGCCAGGAAGCGCAGATCAGGCGCGAGATGGCGACGGTCATGACGGACTTCGGCTCCCGCCTCACGTTACCCGAATTCACGCGCGACATGATCAACGGCGAGTTGAACTCTGCCCTCTTCAAGGTGAGCCGAAAGGTCTACCCGGTGAAGAAGGTGGAGATCAGGAAATCCGAGATAAGGAAGGAACCGGCCGAGCCCATCGAACACGAGCCGATGTTCGCCAAACCGGAACCGGTCGAAGCGGCCGAGACGCCGGAAGAACCGGTGACCGACGCCCCCGCCGAAGCGAGCGCCCCCGAGGCCCCGACCGAGGAGAAGAAGGAACGGGCGGAAGAGGAGCTCACGGAAGAAGAAAGGGTCTAG
- the serS gene encoding serine--tRNA ligase — MLDIRLIREKPGELRANLARRNHAPWLELFDKVVEEDKEWRLAQKKVDDLRAAKNKTASRIGELMREKKKEEADAARREAAKLGAELELEEAGLQDWLAELNKKLMRLPNILHESVPVGKDDAENKVEKTWGDAKKPAFDLRAHGELMEAAGLADFNRAAKTSGAGFVFLKGELAQLDFALQLYALDFLRKKGWTIIEVPVMIRRAVYEGVTDLSDFESVMYKIENRDAGVEPGDEMYLIATSEHAIGAMHHDEILEEAAMPLKYAGISPCFRREIGARGVDTRGLFRMHQFNKIEQFIYCKPEDSWAFHEELLANSEALFQGLGIPYRVVNVCTGDIGTVAAKKYDIEAWSPRQGKYVEVVSCSNCTDYQARRLKLRIGRVGTEKRTPHTLNSTAIATSRAMVVILENYQNADGTVTVPEALRQYMGGADRLGASASASGPTANR, encoded by the coding sequence ATGCTCGACATCAGGCTCATCCGAGAAAAGCCCGGCGAACTCCGGGCGAACCTTGCCCGTCGAAATCACGCCCCATGGCTCGAACTCTTCGACAAGGTCGTCGAGGAGGACAAGGAGTGGCGGCTCGCCCAGAAGAAGGTCGACGACCTTCGTGCGGCGAAGAACAAGACCGCCTCGCGTATCGGGGAACTTATGCGCGAGAAGAAGAAAGAAGAGGCCGACGCGGCCCGACGCGAAGCCGCCAAACTCGGCGCCGAACTCGAGTTGGAGGAAGCGGGCCTTCAAGACTGGCTCGCCGAACTCAACAAGAAACTGATGCGCCTTCCGAACATCCTCCACGAATCGGTGCCCGTCGGGAAAGACGACGCCGAGAACAAGGTGGAAAAGACGTGGGGCGATGCCAAGAAGCCGGCCTTTGACCTGCGGGCCCATGGGGAGTTGATGGAGGCCGCGGGGCTCGCCGACTTCAACCGCGCGGCAAAGACAAGCGGGGCGGGCTTCGTTTTCCTCAAAGGCGAACTGGCACAACTTGACTTCGCATTGCAGCTATACGCGCTCGATTTCCTTCGCAAGAAAGGCTGGACGATAATCGAGGTCCCGGTGATGATCCGCCGCGCCGTCTACGAGGGCGTCACCGATCTATCCGACTTCGAGTCCGTCATGTACAAGATCGAGAACCGGGACGCAGGCGTCGAACCCGGCGACGAGATGTACCTCATAGCGACGAGCGAGCACGCGATAGGCGCGATGCACCACGACGAGATACTCGAAGAGGCCGCGATGCCGCTCAAGTACGCCGGGATATCGCCCTGCTTCAGGCGAGAGATAGGAGCGCGCGGTGTGGACACGCGCGGCCTGTTTCGCATGCACCAGTTCAACAAGATAGAACAGTTCATCTACTGCAAGCCAGAGGATTCGTGGGCGTTCCACGAGGAACTGCTCGCCAATTCGGAGGCGCTCTTCCAGGGACTCGGCATCCCGTACCGCGTCGTCAACGTCTGCACGGGAGACATCGGCACCGTGGCGGCCAAGAAATACGACATAGAAGCATGGAGCCCGAGGCAGGGAAAATACGTCGAGGTCGTGTCGTGCTCCAACTGCACGGACTATCAAGCACGGCGACTCAAGTTGAGGATAGGCCGCGTGGGAACCGAGAAGCGCACGCCGCACACGTTGAATAGCACGGCCATAGCCACAAGCAGGGCGATGGTCGTCATATTGGAGAATTACCAGAATGCGGATGGGACGGTGACGGTGCCCGAGGCGCTACGGCAGTACATGGGCGGGGCCGATCGTCTGGGCGCCAGTGCCTCGGCCTCTGGTCCTACGGCGAACCGTTAG
- a CDS encoding exo-alpha-sialidase has translation MERTAPSRRGEKRTFPIADAVQLVISRDGGHTFSTPLELPGDLPPDVQGWAFVPMSDDSLGFFLRNEDGEGDYTGPARMVRVDLRTMSITSSVILSTNLTFRGEMSGTELSNGSIVLAGRLASDSSDREFGGVTVWNVGQDGDAALAWDFGRDEWRDLNGRVVVGSSPDDRVFVFADVRRSPYTGTVWYATSSDGGASFSPAAEIPGANDRNNAHHVESMAVDGQGNAHAIVRSSLNMAKFGIFGGNPSSRSDGVYVRVTPSGDADARLLNGPAEGSFVPETADTPLATLATRGSRVWIVWTHSQDEVVRASNGCFLAVESLDGGQTFDLPHCMSSVERYVIHPWSMGIFPDGRPVLAATYHHDFGRQAYLSSVPMFDPVATNGSLLTIFEMHPGGALAPYSDPESPSNDGTLGDVREDEQHLLPVISPVPGFSGTGVVTAIGLGIALFSSKRRHR, from the coding sequence GTGGAGCGCACTGCGCCATCTCGACGGGGGGAAAAGAGAACGTTTCCAATCGCAGACGCGGTTCAACTCGTCATCTCGCGGGACGGTGGACACACGTTCTCGACGCCCCTCGAACTCCCGGGCGACCTGCCGCCAGATGTCCAGGGCTGGGCTTTCGTTCCCATGAGCGACGATTCCCTGGGCTTTTTCCTCCGCAACGAAGATGGCGAAGGGGATTACACCGGCCCCGCTCGAATGGTGCGCGTGGATCTACGAACTATGTCAATCACATCATCGGTGATCTTGTCGACTAACCTGACCTTCCGTGGGGAGATGTCCGGCACGGAGCTCTCGAACGGGTCGATCGTGCTGGCTGGACGACTCGCGTCAGACTCTTCCGACCGGGAATTTGGCGGTGTCACCGTATGGAACGTAGGCCAGGACGGGGACGCCGCGTTGGCTTGGGACTTTGGTCGCGACGAATGGAGAGACCTCAATGGACGCGTGGTCGTGGGCTCCTCGCCTGACGACCGAGTTTTCGTGTTCGCCGATGTGCGCAGGAGTCCGTACACCGGGACTGTGTGGTACGCGACGTCCAGCGACGGTGGAGCGAGTTTCTCGCCGGCAGCCGAGATTCCTGGCGCGAACGACCGCAACAACGCCCATCACGTCGAATCGATGGCGGTCGATGGGCAAGGGAATGCGCATGCCATCGTGCGTTCGTCCCTGAACATGGCGAAGTTCGGCATCTTTGGCGGCAATCCAAGCTCCAGAAGCGATGGAGTGTACGTGAGAGTGACACCTTCGGGGGACGCCGATGCCCGACTCCTGAATGGCCCGGCGGAAGGATCGTTTGTTCCGGAAACGGCCGACACGCCCCTAGCCACTCTTGCAACACGAGGCTCGCGCGTTTGGATCGTCTGGACCCATTCACAAGACGAGGTCGTGCGGGCGTCAAACGGGTGCTTTCTCGCCGTTGAATCATTGGACGGCGGACAGACCTTCGACTTGCCGCACTGCATGAGCTCGGTGGAGCGCTATGTCATCCACCCTTGGTCGATGGGAATCTTCCCAGATGGCCGTCCGGTGCTCGCAGCGACCTACCACCATGATTTCGGGCGGCAGGCGTACCTATCTTCCGTACCAATGTTTGATCCGGTGGCAACCAATGGCTCTTTACTCACAATCTTCGAAATGCACCCGGGCGGGGCCCTCGCGCCGTACAGCGACCCGGAATCACCTTCGAACGACGGGACTCTCGGCGACGTGCGCGAAGATGAACAGCACCTCCTGCCGGTCATTTCGCCCGTGCCGGGATTCTCGGGAACGGGTGTTGTGACCGCTATCGGGCTCGGCATTGCCCTCTTTTCAAGCAAACGGCGGCACCGCTAA